A region from the Algoriphagus machipongonensis genome encodes:
- a CDS encoding ABC transporter ATP-binding protein — protein MELIIKNLSKTYPNGVQALNDISLEIPQGMFGLLGPNGAGKSTLMRTISTLQDADQGSIMLDDINVLEDKQAVREKLGYLPQDFGLYPRISAEVMLDHIAQMKGIGNKSDRKILVESLLQKVNLYKDRKKGLGTYSGGMRQRFGIAQALVGNPSLIIVDEPTAGLDPSERNRFYNLLSEIGENTIVILSTHIVEDVNTLCSNMAIICKGEVLMQGKPKEGIATVQGRIYQKSIDKGDLESYRNDYNLISTKLIEGRLSLRVESETDPGNGFASVPADLEDVYFSYISKKVDPITI, from the coding sequence ATGGAACTTATTATTAAAAACCTCTCAAAGACCTACCCCAATGGAGTTCAGGCTTTGAATGACATTTCTTTAGAAATCCCCCAAGGGATGTTTGGTTTACTCGGCCCCAATGGTGCTGGCAAATCCACATTGATGCGAACAATCTCCACTCTTCAAGATGCAGATCAGGGAAGCATCATGCTAGATGATATCAATGTTTTAGAGGATAAACAAGCAGTAAGAGAAAAGTTAGGTTACCTACCACAGGATTTTGGGCTCTACCCAAGAATTAGTGCAGAGGTCATGCTTGATCATATTGCACAAATGAAAGGTATCGGGAATAAATCTGACCGAAAGATTTTGGTAGAAAGTTTACTTCAAAAAGTCAATTTATATAAAGACCGAAAAAAGGGCTTAGGGACTTATTCTGGCGGAATGAGACAACGATTTGGAATCGCTCAGGCACTGGTAGGAAATCCATCCTTGATTATTGTAGATGAACCTACCGCTGGTTTGGATCCATCAGAAAGAAATCGGTTCTATAATTTACTCTCTGAAATAGGCGAAAACACCATTGTCATTCTATCTACTCATATTGTAGAGGACGTTAATACGCTGTGCTCTAATATGGCGATCATTTGCAAAGGAGAAGTACTGATGCAAGGAAAGCCAAAAGAAGGAATAGCCACTGTTCAAGGAAGAATTTATCAGAAGTCAATTGACAAAGGAGACCTTGAATCCTATAGAAATGATTACAACTTAATCTCAACAAAACTGATCGAAGGAAGACTCAGTCTGAGAGTGGAAAGTGAAACAGATCCAGGAAATGGATTTGCATCTGTTCCAGCTGACCTGGAAGATGTCTACTTCAGCTATATTTCTAAAAAAGTAGATCCTATTACTATCTAA
- a CDS encoding M1 family aminopeptidase, whose translation MFFDIFIFELRYRFSRPATYIYFGLLLVVAMLLIGFGNTPASEKVFHNAPIVIANLQLIISLFGILLASAVMGVPLYRDLEHKTGTFLFSYPISKFAYFMGRFWGSFVTLLFISFGSIVGIYLGSILGPSFGTDALRYGPNPLMNYLHPWLTLTIPNLWFASTLFFALIVFTRNIKSIYSGGIVVFIAYLLANFLASDIENKDLVQLLDPFGLNTFDYQTRYLTPFEQNNFILPLAGNLLWNRLLWSGIGLAFFIAAYFRFSFAYFFRTDQKKSKKEEEATFVPNLSKVFAKASFAGNYQWNSFKTLTKIEVQNILKDVYFRSILLGGMVFLILDFWIGNTLYSVPNFPSTSFLMEYKTFDYNIFVFIIIVFFTGETLHRDKASGYSVINDTFPVKDGAVIASKFSGMAFICLILTTLPIIVGIIIQTLKGYFNYDLGVYLIDSYLISLPDYLQMVMLVFAVHLFVNNKFAGHAAAIGIWVLIIVLRDFAGYNFNLFFFSYKPGYRWSDMNGIGHFAEPLFWFNLYWTAIGLFLILFFSIFYSRGTDNSIKSRFRTAKEKLGKKTALASYVCLVIGLASAGYIYHTVVYENNYRTTEEFELRQVTYEKSLKQYEFMPQPKITKVNLKADLYPMERDAYFEAEIQMVNKTNEPIDSVHFNSTDLTDFEVLFQGEELSYRYPLTNKPYKFQIFGKKPDTEWYKITALPNTMMPGDTLEIVIKSKVINEGFPNSGFGRELVYNGSFISGGIPDIGYSASREISSDEKRREHELPEKPDDLPPHDDPYGRNTLLFSDEADLIQFEATVSTIPSQIAIAPGYLQKEWTEGDRRYFHYIQDTPIQSFFSVLSADYEVLRDKTSLPSGQEIDIEIYYQKGHEYNLDRFVQSYKDGLTYFSETYGPFQFRQMRILEFPRYAGFAQSFPNTVPFAESFGWVADFSDPNSFDYVYYVTAHELAHQWWGHQITPNYTRGANLTSEALAEFSALILSERRYGKENMKRFLKDELDDYLRGRSNESKKENVFINCNRAYQWYNKGSLILYGLRDLIGEEAIDSALYNFNAEYGLRTAPPFPGSSDLYRHLEAVTPDSLKYYLDDTWNKITLYDNKAEEVTATKVSEGEYDVTIKLRSQKLYATPSGEESNAEYEGDYIDVGVFAADDQDEAGKDRVNPLYVKKYKLKPGETSITIRVKGEPAKAGIDPYNKLIDRIPDDNTISVDIL comes from the coding sequence ATGTTTTTTGATATTTTCATTTTTGAATTGAGATACCGGTTTAGTCGACCGGCCACCTATATCTACTTCGGACTATTGCTTGTAGTAGCAATGCTTTTGATTGGCTTCGGAAACACTCCTGCTTCCGAAAAAGTATTTCACAATGCTCCTATAGTGATTGCTAACCTTCAGCTTATAATTTCTTTGTTTGGGATTCTTCTTGCCTCGGCAGTAATGGGTGTCCCACTCTACAGAGATTTGGAACATAAAACTGGAACCTTCCTTTTCAGCTACCCAATCTCCAAATTCGCCTACTTTATGGGGAGATTTTGGGGTTCTTTCGTGACTTTACTTTTCATCTCCTTCGGAAGTATCGTGGGGATCTATCTGGGTAGTATTTTGGGACCGTCCTTTGGAACTGATGCACTGAGATATGGGCCAAACCCACTGATGAATTATTTACATCCTTGGCTGACGCTCACGATACCGAATTTATGGTTTGCATCAACATTATTCTTTGCGCTGATTGTTTTCACCAGAAATATTAAATCCATTTATTCCGGAGGAATTGTCGTTTTCATCGCCTATCTACTGGCAAACTTCCTTGCCAGTGACATTGAAAATAAAGATCTGGTTCAGCTTTTAGACCCATTTGGACTAAATACATTTGATTACCAGACTCGGTATTTGACTCCTTTTGAGCAGAATAATTTTATTCTTCCACTAGCGGGAAACCTACTTTGGAATCGCTTATTGTGGTCAGGGATTGGATTGGCATTTTTCATCGCTGCCTATTTCCGATTTAGTTTTGCTTATTTCTTTAGAACAGACCAGAAAAAAAGTAAGAAAGAGGAGGAAGCTACCTTTGTCCCTAACCTGTCAAAAGTCTTTGCAAAGGCAAGTTTTGCTGGAAATTATCAGTGGAACAGCTTTAAAACTTTGACCAAAATCGAAGTACAAAATATTTTGAAGGACGTTTATTTTCGATCCATTTTATTGGGCGGAATGGTCTTTTTAATATTGGATTTTTGGATTGGAAACACGCTTTATTCTGTCCCAAATTTCCCCTCCACATCTTTCTTGATGGAGTATAAGACTTTTGATTACAACATCTTCGTTTTCATCATTATCGTGTTTTTTACCGGTGAAACTTTGCATCGGGATAAGGCTTCTGGATATTCTGTCATCAACGACACCTTTCCAGTAAAAGACGGGGCGGTAATCGCTTCCAAATTCTCAGGAATGGCATTTATCTGTTTGATTTTGACTACCCTTCCTATTATCGTAGGCATCATTATCCAGACTTTGAAGGGATATTTCAATTATGATCTAGGAGTATATCTAATAGACAGTTATCTGATTTCACTTCCAGATTACTTACAAATGGTCATGTTGGTCTTTGCTGTCCATTTATTTGTAAACAACAAGTTTGCGGGTCACGCCGCTGCTATAGGAATCTGGGTTTTGATAATAGTTTTAAGGGATTTTGCAGGATATAATTTCAACCTGTTTTTCTTTTCCTATAAACCTGGATATCGATGGAGTGACATGAATGGCATAGGGCATTTTGCAGAACCATTATTCTGGTTTAATCTCTATTGGACTGCCATTGGATTATTCCTCATTCTATTCTTTAGCATTTTCTATAGTAGGGGCACCGATAATTCCATAAAAAGCCGATTTAGAACCGCAAAGGAAAAGCTAGGCAAAAAGACTGCATTGGCCTCTTATGTCTGTTTAGTTATAGGTCTTGCGAGCGCAGGATACATCTATCATACGGTGGTGTATGAAAACAATTACAGAACAACAGAGGAATTTGAATTGAGGCAGGTGACATATGAAAAGAGCTTGAAGCAATATGAATTTATGCCCCAGCCAAAAATCACGAAGGTAAATCTTAAAGCAGATCTTTATCCTATGGAGCGTGACGCTTATTTCGAAGCTGAAATTCAAATGGTTAACAAAACCAATGAGCCTATTGATTCAGTTCACTTCAATAGTACTGACTTGACAGATTTTGAAGTGTTATTTCAAGGTGAGGAACTTAGCTATCGATATCCTTTAACAAATAAACCATACAAATTCCAGATTTTCGGCAAAAAGCCTGATACTGAATGGTATAAAATTACGGCCTTGCCAAATACAATGATGCCAGGTGATACGCTGGAAATCGTGATCAAGAGTAAAGTGATTAATGAAGGATTTCCAAATTCAGGATTTGGGAGAGAGTTGGTTTACAATGGAAGTTTTATTTCCGGGGGTATTCCTGATATAGGGTATTCTGCCAGTAGAGAAATAAGCAGTGATGAGAAACGTCGGGAACATGAACTTCCTGAGAAACCAGATGATCTTCCTCCGCATGATGATCCTTATGGAAGAAACACTCTTCTTTTCTCTGATGAAGCTGATTTAATCCAATTCGAAGCGACTGTCAGTACCATCCCAAGTCAAATCGCAATTGCGCCGGGATACCTGCAAAAAGAATGGACTGAAGGTGACAGAAGGTATTTTCATTACATCCAAGACACCCCAATTCAGTCATTTTTCTCAGTTCTTTCGGCAGATTATGAGGTATTAAGAGACAAAACTTCATTGCCCAGTGGTCAGGAGATTGACATTGAAATTTATTACCAAAAGGGTCATGAATATAATCTGGATCGGTTTGTCCAGTCTTACAAAGATGGCTTGACCTATTTCTCTGAAACTTATGGACCTTTCCAGTTTAGGCAAATGAGAATTTTGGAATTCCCTCGGTATGCCGGTTTTGCACAATCTTTTCCAAACACGGTGCCTTTTGCTGAAAGCTTTGGATGGGTCGCTGACTTCTCCGATCCTAATAGTTTTGACTATGTCTATTATGTCACAGCCCATGAACTCGCCCATCAATGGTGGGGGCACCAGATCACTCCGAATTATACCAGAGGAGCAAATTTGACTTCAGAAGCTTTGGCAGAATTTTCAGCCTTGATTCTTTCCGAAAGAAGATATGGAAAAGAAAATATGAAACGATTCTTAAAGGATGAGCTTGATGATTACCTCCGCGGAAGGTCCAATGAAAGCAAGAAAGAGAATGTTTTCATCAATTGTAACCGTGCATATCAGTGGTACAATAAAGGTAGTTTGATTCTTTACGGACTGCGGGATTTGATAGGTGAGGAAGCAATTGATAGTGCGCTGTACAACTTCAATGCAGAGTATGGATTGAGAACTGCACCACCATTCCCTGGAAGTTCTGATTTGTACAGACATTTGGAAGCTGTTACTCCTGACAGTCTAAAATATTACTTGGATGACACTTGGAACAAAATCACTTTGTATGATAATAAAGCAGAGGAAGTGACTGCCACTAAAGTTTCTGAAGGGGAATACGATGTCACTATAAAGTTGAGATCTCAAAAACTCTATGCAACTCCCTCAGGAGAAGAATCAAATGCTGAATACGAAGGCGACTATATAGATGTAGGCGTTTTTGCTGCAGATGATCAGGATGAAGCAGGCAAAGACCGGGTAAACCCACTATACGTTAAAAAATATAAGCTTAAGCCAGGGGAAACATCCATTACAATTCGGGTTAAAGGAGAACCAGCTAAGGCAGGGATTGATCCTTACAATAAATTGATCGACCGAATACCGGATGACAATACAATAAGTGTAGACATATTATAA
- a CDS encoding Spy/CpxP family protein refolding chaperone, translating into MKNLLLLFFFLSAGIVKGQDLFQKNLYSADKVMKMREELDLTDSQVANIKKAYSKNAGEFSTLKWDLDEETEKLKSLIDQSKIDQTAVQKQMDVVLKLENQLKKMQLDNLVAIKNELSSEQQELLQKNNIYIIRGVGQVNGVRGASSIKGSNVVTGYTASPGSVITWNDDKIVSGTKAYSPKVSVMVAGADENKKPVFYIDTKDGLKEVKNLDNIDPSDIQSMEVFKGEKAIEKFGKKAENGAILIKLRNEPK; encoded by the coding sequence ATGAAAAATTTATTGCTTTTATTCTTTTTCCTGAGTGCAGGAATAGTGAAAGGCCAAGACCTCTTTCAAAAAAACCTATACTCCGCTGACAAAGTAATGAAGATGCGAGAGGAACTAGACCTGACAGATTCTCAAGTTGCCAACATCAAAAAAGCTTACAGTAAAAATGCGGGGGAATTTAGCACCCTCAAATGGGATTTGGATGAGGAAACTGAGAAATTAAAAAGCCTTATAGACCAATCCAAAATAGATCAGACAGCGGTTCAAAAGCAAATGGATGTGGTTCTGAAACTGGAAAACCAATTGAAGAAAATGCAATTGGACAACCTTGTTGCCATTAAGAATGAGCTAAGCTCAGAACAACAGGAACTTCTGCAAAAAAACAATATCTATATCATTCGTGGAGTAGGCCAAGTAAATGGTGTTAGAGGCGCATCCAGTATTAAAGGTTCTAATGTGGTAACTGGATATACAGCTTCTCCTGGATCCGTCATCACGTGGAATGATGACAAAATAGTTTCTGGAACTAAGGCCTATAGCCCAAAAGTATCTGTAATGGTGGCTGGTGCCGATGAAAACAAAAAACCAGTATTCTATATTGACACCAAAGACGGTTTGAAAGAGGTTAAGAATTTAGATAATATTGATCCTTCAGACATCCAAAGTATGGAAGTTTTTAAAGGCGAAAAAGCGATAGAGAAATTCGGAAAAAAGGCTGAAAACGGAGCAATTTTAATTAAGCTGAGAAACGAACCTAAGTAA
- a CDS encoding DUF885 family protein, giving the protein MRKTLLLILLSLTVSLASATELVKIIETYQADWGALRRLYTNNMSLEYFDRMEEFNKQYLEDLQKMNYNGLSEDGKIDYVLFRNFLEKEVAELDLERRAFEEISSVVAFGVPLEEFVIGRRRAKIPESQELAATWNEVADKVDAQRENLSSSPKYTSWQKADLAASAVERLDRVVEEAYNYYYDYDPMFTWWMPEPWKRLDESMKAYAKALREHYTNSVKDDGSGIIGKPIGREALLNQLAFEMIAYSPEELIAEAEKQFAWCEEEMLKASNELGFGDDWKAALEMVKETYLPAGEWPAEVIRLAEEATEYVESRDLITVPPLAKETWRTTMISAERQRVSPFFLGGETIQISYPTSEMSHEDKMMSMRGNNPHFSRATVQHELIPGHHLQQFMNQRNMTHRRMFRTPFWTEGWALYWEFILWDKGFPRDAKDKIGMLFWRMHRCARIIFSLSYHLEEMTPQECIDLLVNKVGHEPANAEAEVRRSFEGRYGPLYQIAYMIGALEIYSLRDEVVNSGEMGEKEFHDLIMSQNAMPIEILRAKVTGNSLKRDHKASWKFLD; this is encoded by the coding sequence ATGAGAAAAACATTACTACTAATTTTATTAAGCTTGACGGTGAGCTTAGCCTCGGCCACAGAGCTGGTAAAAATCATTGAGACCTACCAGGCAGATTGGGGAGCTCTTCGAAGACTTTATACCAATAATATGTCTTTGGAATATTTTGATCGGATGGAGGAATTCAATAAACAATATTTGGAAGACCTTCAAAAGATGAATTATAATGGCCTTTCTGAAGATGGGAAGATCGATTATGTGTTATTTAGAAACTTTTTGGAGAAGGAAGTTGCCGAGCTAGACCTAGAGCGAAGAGCATTCGAGGAGATTTCATCTGTTGTTGCTTTTGGAGTTCCTCTGGAGGAATTTGTTATAGGAAGAAGAAGAGCAAAAATCCCTGAATCCCAGGAATTGGCAGCCACATGGAATGAGGTGGCAGATAAGGTAGATGCACAACGTGAAAACCTGTCAAGCAGTCCAAAATATACAAGTTGGCAAAAAGCGGATCTTGCTGCTTCAGCTGTGGAACGACTGGATAGAGTAGTAGAGGAAGCTTATAACTACTATTATGACTATGATCCTATGTTTACCTGGTGGATGCCCGAGCCATGGAAAAGATTGGATGAAAGCATGAAAGCTTATGCAAAAGCTTTGCGTGAGCATTATACCAATTCTGTCAAGGATGATGGAAGCGGAATCATCGGAAAGCCGATTGGAAGAGAAGCTTTACTAAATCAACTGGCATTTGAAATGATTGCCTACAGCCCAGAGGAATTAATCGCAGAAGCTGAAAAGCAGTTCGCTTGGTGTGAAGAAGAAATGCTGAAAGCTTCTAATGAATTGGGATTTGGAGATGATTGGAAAGCTGCTTTGGAGATGGTGAAAGAGACTTACCTTCCTGCAGGTGAATGGCCTGCTGAAGTGATCAGACTGGCAGAGGAGGCTACGGAATATGTTGAGAGCAGGGATTTGATTACAGTGCCACCTTTGGCAAAAGAGACTTGGAGAACGACCATGATCTCCGCTGAGCGCCAAAGAGTAAGTCCATTTTTCTTGGGTGGAGAAACCATCCAGATTTCTTACCCTACCTCTGAAATGAGCCATGAGGATAAAATGATGAGTATGCGTGGAAATAATCCGCATTTCTCAAGAGCTACCGTACAGCATGAGTTAATCCCTGGGCACCATTTACAGCAGTTTATGAACCAGCGGAATATGACTCACCGCCGCATGTTCAGAACTCCATTCTGGACTGAAGGTTGGGCATTGTACTGGGAGTTTATTTTATGGGATAAAGGTTTCCCAAGAGATGCCAAAGATAAAATAGGGATGCTTTTCTGGAGAATGCACAGATGTGCAAGGATCATCTTCTCATTGAGCTATCACTTAGAAGAAATGACCCCTCAGGAGTGCATTGATTTATTGGTAAATAAAGTAGGACATGAGCCTGCAAATGCTGAAGCAGAGGTAAGGAGATCCTTTGAAGGTAGATATGGACCGCTTTATCAAATCGCTTATATGATCGGAGCTTTAGAGATATACTCTCTAAGAGATGAAGTGGTGAATTCTGGTGAAATGGGAGAGAAAGAATTTCATGATTTGATCATGAGCCAGAATGCTATGCCGATTGAAATTCTGAGAGCGAAAGTCACTGGCAACTCCCTCAAAAGAGACCATAAAGCCAGCTGGAAGTTTTTGGATTGA
- a CDS encoding porin family protein, which yields MYRFILLLLIGISSFSVKAQTSIGIKGGYTTSSFNYIPALNIRSISVDGLASPTFALVVEHFSAKNAGVEVNFQYLSTGFRQSFTDSEDAISYNETELNYLKIPIMASFYAGRSGRFQIKFGPHLGYLLSANDVTRETSGFNPPEIPTYGGSDDKPKKLMYGLTAGAGISKLFGKSTLAGEVRFGYDFTNPESQERIFDMNFTTLEFTLAYLFRIRELKSSNTED from the coding sequence ATGTATCGATTCATTCTGCTATTGCTAATCGGAATCAGTTCCTTTAGTGTCAAAGCCCAAACTAGCATTGGTATCAAAGGAGGATACACCACTTCTTCTTTTAACTATATTCCTGCTTTGAACATCAGGAGCATTTCGGTAGATGGATTAGCCTCTCCTACTTTTGCCTTGGTAGTAGAGCATTTTAGTGCAAAAAATGCCGGAGTAGAAGTAAACTTCCAATATTTATCTACGGGGTTCAGACAGTCTTTTACAGATTCAGAAGACGCTATTTCATACAATGAGACCGAACTGAATTACTTGAAAATTCCAATTATGGCGAGTTTTTATGCGGGGAGATCTGGAAGATTTCAGATCAAATTTGGTCCACATCTTGGCTATTTATTAAGTGCCAATGATGTAACCAGAGAAACCTCAGGCTTTAACCCTCCAGAAATCCCTACCTATGGAGGATCTGATGATAAGCCAAAGAAACTAATGTATGGATTGACTGCTGGAGCTGGAATCTCCAAACTTTTTGGCAAAAGTACCCTCGCAGGTGAAGTTCGATTTGGTTATGATTTTACAAACCCAGAATCCCAAGAACGGATTTTTGATATGAATTTCACGACCTTAGAATTTACTCTTGCGTACTTATTTAGAATAAGAGAGTTAAAAAGCTCCAATACGGAAGATTGA
- a CDS encoding VOC family protein: protein MDSLKSIGRLLIPILIMAVFFSCQKVDFQKEAGAFESFAEMVHAGVKPIALSEPMEPAELDLFMPLAEKLSEKYDISVYRESDLIGTSLFDSSVVQDKEVLILYTGNHLEAYQMLKTKASELVNSNEYSGKKKEEVSRSFGRLLGYPESTINDLLSQNSTFKDLEDFGIQGQELIWFYKDLPAAKTFYRETLGLKLLEEGEGAVTFQIAGDSRLVLKSLTGTEYSGGEPKSVALALLTDHLEIWYDHLQASGVKIKYTLKVNPEGAHDGFVAVDPEGYLLEFEMFRMHPENEKFIPELKSMQPMVTTLGQGFDFYASITWLYYQDMLPMENFMNQNLGLEMSADQGWAKIYRLTGNSYIGLVDEKRGMNSFSEEKLVEVKINLSDPDSWEEYLKNQDAGMERDAGTFEDPGRYLFRF from the coding sequence ATGGATTCTTTGAAAAGCATAGGAAGGTTGTTGATCCCAATCTTGATTATGGCCGTCTTTTTTTCTTGTCAAAAAGTAGACTTCCAAAAAGAGGCGGGTGCTTTTGAGTCTTTTGCAGAAATGGTTCATGCGGGGGTGAAACCTATCGCTTTGAGCGAGCCTATGGAACCTGCCGAGCTGGACTTGTTTATGCCATTAGCGGAGAAGCTTTCTGAAAAATATGATATATCAGTTTATAGAGAGTCTGATTTGATAGGTACAAGTTTATTTGATTCCTCGGTAGTGCAAGATAAAGAGGTCTTGATCCTTTATACAGGAAATCATCTAGAAGCCTATCAAATGCTTAAAACCAAAGCGAGTGAACTGGTGAATTCCAATGAATATTCTGGAAAGAAAAAAGAGGAGGTTTCCAGATCTTTTGGAAGATTGCTAGGATACCCTGAATCAACTATCAATGACTTACTTTCGCAAAATTCAACATTTAAAGATCTGGAGGATTTTGGGATACAAGGGCAGGAGTTAATTTGGTTTTACAAGGATCTTCCCGCAGCAAAGACGTTTTACAGAGAAACCTTGGGGTTGAAATTGCTTGAAGAAGGAGAGGGAGCTGTTACCTTTCAGATCGCTGGTGATTCTAGATTAGTACTCAAAAGCTTGACTGGTACAGAATATTCTGGAGGTGAACCGAAGTCTGTTGCCCTTGCACTCCTGACAGACCATTTGGAAATATGGTATGATCATCTTCAAGCATCAGGTGTAAAAATAAAATATACTTTGAAAGTAAACCCAGAAGGAGCTCATGATGGGTTTGTGGCGGTGGATCCTGAAGGATATTTATTAGAATTCGAGATGTTTCGAATGCATCCTGAAAATGAAAAGTTTATTCCTGAATTAAAAAGTATGCAACCCATGGTGACCACTTTGGGACAAGGATTTGATTTTTACGCAAGTATCACTTGGCTTTATTATCAGGACATGCTTCCAATGGAAAATTTCATGAATCAAAATCTCGGTCTAGAAATGTCTGCGGACCAAGGCTGGGCAAAAATCTATCGGCTTACGGGAAATAGTTATATCGGATTGGTGGACGAAAAACGGGGGATGAATTCTTTTTCTGAGGAAAAGTTGGTGGAGGTGAAAATTAATTTATCGGATCCAGACTCATGGGAAGAGTATCTCAAAAATCAAGATGCTGGCATGGAAAGGGATGCTGGTACTTTTGAAGATCCTGGAAGATATTTGTTTCGCTTTTGA
- a CDS encoding GxxExxY protein → MGITRKELDDLTYRVVGAAIEVHKHIGPGLLESAYQKCLSIELKNRDIIFIEEFQIPLNYKGNMIETLFRCDFLIEDIIVLELKSVFEIMPIHQAQVINYMNLLKVPKGILINFNVVNLFHQGQKTFVNKYFDLLDC, encoded by the coding sequence ATGGGAATTACTAGAAAAGAACTCGATGATTTGACTTATCGTGTTGTAGGAGCAGCAATAGAAGTGCATAAACATATTGGGCCAGGATTGCTTGAAAGTGCTTACCAGAAATGCCTTTCAATTGAGCTCAAAAATCGTGATATTATCTTTATTGAAGAATTTCAAATCCCCTTAAATTATAAAGGGAATATGATAGAAACACTTTTTAGGTGTGATTTTTTGATTGAAGATATAATTGTTTTAGAGTTGAAATCGGTTTTTGAAATTATGCCAATTCATCAGGCTCAAGTCATCAACTATATGAATCTTCTAAAAGTCCCCAAAGGTATCCTTATCAATTTTAATGTTGTAAATTTATTTCATCAGGGGCAAAAGACTTTTGTCAATAAATACTTTGATCTTTTGGATTGTTAG
- a CDS encoding RNA polymerase sigma factor codes for MNRKQLDHIIHSYHREAYIWARQCAMFDDELAKDVLQQVYLKILEGRAKLKDPSKAKTWLFSIIRYTAIDALRVSGKLLSLEDSYDFEDVQEEIDHTDYQAMIKQLPKMQQEVLLMVFYHQMTIEQSAEVLQIGLGTARTHYSRGKMKLKDLITKTQMQE; via the coding sequence ATGAATCGGAAGCAGCTAGATCATATTATCCATTCCTATCACAGAGAAGCATATATCTGGGCAAGGCAATGCGCTATGTTTGACGACGAGCTGGCCAAAGATGTTTTACAACAAGTTTACCTCAAGATACTAGAAGGCCGGGCTAAGTTAAAAGATCCCAGCAAGGCCAAAACCTGGTTATTCTCGATAATCAGATATACAGCCATTGATGCACTTCGAGTCTCAGGAAAGTTACTCTCACTGGAAGATTCATATGATTTTGAAGATGTCCAGGAGGAAATAGATCATACCGATTATCAAGCGATGATCAAGCAATTGCCTAAAATGCAGCAAGAGGTTTTATTGATGGTTTTCTACCATCAAATGACCATAGAGCAAAGTGCCGAAGTATTGCAAATTGGCCTAGGAACCGCCAGAACACATTACAGTCGCGGTAAAATGAAACTAAAAGATTTAATCACAAAAACCCAAATGCAGGAATAA